From Littorina saxatilis isolate snail1 unplaced genomic scaffold, US_GU_Lsax_2.0 scaffold_818, whole genome shotgun sequence:
caaagtcatgaatttgtttgacacaagtgaacaatcctatgacgagtttaacaacattttcaGAAACATTGCGTAAAATCTGGATAAAcaaccgtaacgatccaaactttcgcatgaagtatctctagtatgttggtaacaTATTCTAAAAGTTTCAAAGAAATCCAcaaagtcattgctaaaatatagCGCTTTTGTGTgatgatacccctaaaaaaaGACGTAAAAcatcccgtttttgaccgctcttgcgatcggcacctgcatcagtaggaatagcattgcacgcgaaatacgcaaggtagcaaaccaaaacaatctgttcatggtagataattggtttgactttcttctcgtatgtcaaagttgcaaagttttgcctattgtgattttttgtcgatttttcattcggctctttcGTTTtagtctggtcgattttgagggtacccttacttgagcggcggtcacgtgatccctgtaaaagaaatatttaatgcAAAAGGTgttcctgaaggttaagtgaacggctataactgacatgacatgacacgggaatgctttaatttgtgtttgaaatttgttgcaatcattttttggccaagtttatttgGAGTAATTGAGACGCCTTATCACTGTACAGCGCTGGAGGCGTATCAGTGGGACGGAGGCCCTGCAGACAAGGCGAAGATCACGGCATGTCTAGGAGGCAGCGCGTCCTTCCCTTGGTCCATCTTGACGGGAAGTGAGACTATTCTCAACATTGCGTGGAGCTTTCAGGTTCGCTGAATTAGCTTCAATATTTTAGCACAACTTTGATACAACACAAACCATTTGTTAATGATGGAAACAGGTAACTAACTACAGGCTCAATTGTACAGAAGTTATTTCACGATATATTTCCTGAAACAAGCTGATTCAgtttttcaaaagaaaaagagaaaacaagacTTACATATGTTTATATTAATGTCATATAGAGTTCGGGGAAAGGGTATAACGTGTTCCGCTTTAACCTGTTTCGTCAGCTTCATGAACTTACGGTTCGatatacttatatatatattttttccaagacattctctctctctctctgtctatctctatctctctctctctctctctctctctctctctctctctctctctctctctctctctctctctctatctctctctatctatctctcactttttttctctctctctctctctctctctctctctctctcacaccctctctcaatgtcaatgtattacAATAAATTGATCAGGCAATATTTTCTCCAGGCACCGGACAAGAATAAGACAACCATAGCAACCTACCAAAGCACACATTTCTACGCGACGGACAGCATTCGTTTAGGTTTTGTCGCCAACGCGGGACTGTCTATACGCTTCGCCAGACCTCAGGATTCCGGCAACTATTCTGTGCAAGTGCAGCTTCAGCAAGCAAAGTCGTCCGAGCTTGTTTCAGCTGAGAGGACGGTGACGCTGTCTGTTACCGGTAATTTGCTTATTGGTGTAATGACTTTCCATGATGATCATCAACTACCTGCAAGCGTTGATGAAGATACAATAGTGTAAAGCAGTATGATTGCTACAATTATCAATTTGCATTATTATTTTATGTATGTACAGATTTTATGATTGGAGAAACAATTAGGACTATTTCATTTCAAGGAGCCACTGTATCACTCGGGGATCAACTGTGGCCGGAAAAGTACAAAAAAATTTTCGTAGGTAATAATGTACTGTGAAAGCGGCCATATCATTTAGCACATTCACTGTTCGTTGCAGACTTACCCCCAGCTACGCAAGATGGCGCCTTCTACGTCACACTGAGTGACGCAGTtcgagatgacgtcacacagGACTGGACACTGCAGCTACATTGTGGTCAATTCGTGGACCTTGGTCAACCCCCTGCTGTTGATGTCgcctggaaggtgtgtgtgtgtgtgtgtgtgtgtgtgtctgtgtgtgtgtgtgtgtgtgtgtgtgtgtgtgtgtgtgtgtctgtgtctgtgtgtatgtgcgtttgtgtgtgtgtatgtatgtgtgtgtgtgtatgtatgtgtgtgtgtgtgtgtgtgtgtgtgtgtgtgtgtgtgtgtgtgtgtgtgtgtgacctgtctgtctgtctgcttgtatTACTAtatcatgtgtctgtctgtcacaatCACAAACTCAGTTGTATTACATTTAGTTTTGACAGTGGACACACGTACCTCACGACCTCAATGGACAGAACgtcaactttatctctgtgaGGACACTGCATGCTTTCAATTTTCTATTTCCCCACTTGCTTCTGCATTGTCGTTGCTTACTTGTTGTCTAATTCATATTATCATTGATTTTCTCTCAATTCTCTAGATGTTGAATATTGATTGTCTAACAGACGCCATCAGGTGAGGTGAGGAACAGCAGCTACCGGGACAATGACACGTTCGTCCTGTCTGTGCCCAGCCCTGTCCAGGGAGGTAACTATTCCTGTCGTCTGCCCCCCTCCGCCCCCGCTGTCCGCTGTCTGACTGCTACCTCCCCGCTGAACGCTGCAGCCCAGCTCTACGTGGACGACAAGGACGCCATTTTGTTGTTCTGTGAGGCCCGCCAGAGGGAGCTAGAGCAGGAGAACAAGGACCAGGCGAACCTTCTTGAACACCAGGTGATGCAGATCTCGCAACAGAATGGAACCATACAAGATATGGTGCAAGTAAACAAGGACCAGGCGAACCTTCTTCAACACCAGACGATGCAGATCTCGCAACAGAATAGATCCATGGCAGATATGGTGCAAGTTAACAAGAACCAGGCGATGCAGATCTCACAACAGAATGGAACCATGGCAGATATGTTGCAGGTGAACAAGAACCAGGCGATGCAGATCTCGCAACAGAATGGAACCATGGCAGAAATGAAAGCTGAACTTGTTGAGGTGATGCAAGCAAACAAGGACCAGGCGATGCAGATCTCGCAACAGAATGGAACCCTGGCAGATATGGTGCAAGTGAACAAGGACCAGGCAAATCTTCTTCAACACCAGGCGATGCAGATCTCGCAACAGAATAGATCCATGGCAGAAATGAAAGCTGAACTTGTTGAGGTGATGCAAGCAAACAAGGACCAGGCGAATCTTCTTCAACTCCAGAAAGGAATCATAGAAGAGATGAAAGCTGACCATCTCAATCTGCCCACACAGTTATCTACACTGACTAAAACTGTGAAGGTCCCATTGAGAGAAAGTGAGTGCACAATACGAAAGAGATTTAACACGTATTGATTGAAAAGATTTGATGTTCTAGTAGAATTGTTGTCTTTTTGGCTTTCTTTTGCCTCCTGAATTCTGTTTAAAAGATTAAATGAGAGGGCCTTGTCCATTTTCTTCACAACGCTATTTGGCACGGTCTCGTTGCTCAGGCAGATACAAAGATTTGGATTGAAATAGTTTCAAAATTACCATCGATTTAATTGGTTAGTATGTTTGTCTGCTTGTCGGCGGCGAACCTGGCTGCGTGGTTTCTCATCACAGAAGGTGAATCgggcacttcttcttcttcttcttcttcttcttcttcttcttcttctacttctacttcttcttcttcttctacttctacttcttcttcttctacttcttcttcttcttcttcttcttcttcttcttctatttcttcttctacttcttcttctacttcttcttctacttcttcttcttctacttcttctacttcttcttcttgtctttttgTGCGGTCGGGGGATGCGATCCCCTCGGTTCGTTGAATGGTTATATTATTGTCATTGAACAGTGACATTTTTTCTACGTTCAGGAGATCCCGCGTACGTTTGTTTCGTGGAATGGTTACACTATCGTCACTGAACAGGGGTATTTATTGTCTGATGTAATTTTCAGGAAATGCTGCAAACTGTTTGGACTGGGTGAAACTTGATCCACTAAGCGACATCCGCAACGTCTACATCTCAGGAGATCCAATCACTGTCTACTGTGATCAGACCACGGACAACGGAGGAtggattgtatgtgtgtgtgtgtgtgtgtgtgtgtgtgtgtgtgtgtgtatgtgtgtgtgtgtgtgtatgtgtgtgtgtgtgtgtgtgtgtgtgtgtgtgtgtgtgtgtgtgtgtgtgtgtgtgggtgtgtgtgtgtgtgtgtgtgtatgtatgtgtttgtgtgtgtgtgtatgtgtgtgtatgtgtatgtgtgtgtgtgtgtgtgtatgtgtgtgtgtgtgtgtgtgtgtgtgtgtgtgtgtgtgtgtgtgaatggcaGTTGGGATTGGGGATGGGGGTTTGGGTTGCGTTACTTGCGTTTGTGGTGAATGAGTATGCATGCATGAATAGCAAATTCAAGTCGGTGGTTACATGCAAAGGAAACGTTGGCAGTATTTGTATTAATAATTTGTCTGTAGACATGCGAAGTGCACGTCATAAAAGTTTTAAAGCACGTCATACAAGTTTTAAAGCTATTACGTGATTTTATTTAACGTAAGTATATATACTCCTATGACGTGCTTTAAAACTTTGTTCGGAACATTACATCAGTATAAATATAAGATTTCATATGTGGCCACTTCTGCGAAAAGGGACATTCTTGATCTTAGATTGGAGAAACGCGGGGTCAAAGTtagagcaaaatgtaaacaaactttgCTGTGCTGACTGACGCCCACTTCAAGTTGAATTTCTAAAAAGTTCAATGAATTATCAGCGATAGCACAATGAACAGCAATTTAAAGAAATGGAAAATAGTCTTGGGATCAACGTTACAAACTTCTAAAAATGTTTATGTTCATTCCTCCTCAGGAAAAACACATCGAACCGATGACGAGTTGACTGCGGTCATGCCGAAAATAGCGAcagtataagatgtttgatgggttgttgacagaccagcttttttgtctgtccgaggggaagcatatcgtcttttgtttcatatttattgaccgacaaaaaagctggtctgtcaacaaaccaccaaacatcgtttttgtcatcattttggtagtgagaaaataagtgcacaatcaacccagggagccatgctttgaaacacgggttccgtgctgataaccacacgagtcccggtttgataaccactggcaatcaaagctggcgtgtgaaagcaactttctgtgtttttgagttcattaaatgttcagttgggatgaatatgtcaggtttgaggatgcacagttctgtaggttcatctcggtattccaccccctcggctttctgttgtaaatattaagctgagtgatcgaatgtggaagctacgtttggtcaaaggtcacagaagatttgcgtcgtgcagcgaaggaaagaatcgcgatcttgtttccgactcagtacctctttgattttcattagacctgtcattctgcttgctcggctttgttagatgtttgcatatcttgttgctattttctttgcttttattattgtttcttatttgtgcttcgtttatcgatacaacgtcttgtgcacgggtcaaaatgtgtgtgtcaggtgtcgttttacttgaacttgacgttcgtgtttctccgaacgtctgtgtatcgaaacacagatacacgcactccatgactctgtaagaagtcaaaacatatcgctaggtttcatttgtttttgatgaatgtatgacctttcatgaagtagttttgttttttgtttacttttgccagtttgccagttcgtttttggaactttgcaaagcagtgtcgtgtcgtctgtttaggtctggggaaacaccaatgaaaagagccgaagaattcccgagcgtttctattgggtttgcttttgattatccatgtataacctgcttcctgcaaatatggtaaccggggatttattgcctggggaacatgagatttatttcccaggtgcttgtgaatgaaaactcgtgaaaatgatgacaaagtgTTTTGTTGTGCTTCGAGATGCATTTTTTCGTCGCTAGTTTTGGTCAAGTTAAATCAACCTAcctatttttaaaatgtttaacAGTAATATAAACTTCCATCTGGAAGCACATTCAGGAAAGTGATGTAGCCAAATCATCGCACAGCCACATCGTACATGAGAACATGTTGCTCTTACCGTTTGCTGTCTCCACTTAGATCTATGACAGGCTACAACTGATTTCAGGTAAGTTACCATATagactgcagtgtgtgtgtgtgtgttttgtgtgtgtgtgtgtgtgtgtgtgtgtgtgtgtatgtgtgtgtgtgtgcgcgcggcttgtgtgtgtgtgtgtgtgtgtgtgtgtgtgtgtgttgtgtgagggtttctgtatgtgtgtgtttgtgtgtgtgtgtgtgtgtgtatgtgtgtgtgtgtgtatgtgtgtgtgtatgtgtgtgtgtgtgtgtgcgtgagtgtgtgtgagtgtgtgtgtgtatgtgtgtgtgtatgtgtgtgcgtgtgtgtgagagagagagagagagaggtagaggtagatagagaaagagatgataatgacaatgatgatttttataatgatgatgatgatgatgatgatgatgatgatgatgacggtggTGGTCAGTGTGTAGCCTATGTGTACTATGTTTTTAAACTCCTTTTTTTAACCAATGTTACTCTCTTTTTCTCAGTTTGCTCGCGTGGAACAGCAAACAAGTCCAGCAATTCACCGCAACAACTAAAGATAGAAGTGCCTGCCCGGCCACAAagcaggtgttcgacagaatggAGCAACAGCAATGACCAGCTGGTTCCAGTTCCAAGGAAATCAGCACGGTTTACCCTTGGGACTTTGCTCAGTAGGTAAAGACATTAATATTTTACAATTTGTCAGTACttaaaaaaagggggaaaatacagttatatttgtgtttatgtgctgttttctccaacaaagaagcacgcgcacgcacacacacacacacacacacacacacacacacacacacacacacacacacacgcacacacacacacacacacacacacacacacacacatatacacacactacaTTTTCAATAATATCACCATACCAGCTTAGAAATGGCAAGTAGATAGGTACCCAAAACCAGACTTGAGCTGTGCAAATAGTAGTTACCGGTAGTAAA
This genomic window contains:
- the LOC138957434 gene encoding uncharacterized protein, with amino-acid sequence MASARFRMIGVVLFVVALSALEAYQWDGGPADKAKITACLGGSASFPWSILTGSETILNIAWSFQAPDKNKTTIATYQSTHFYATDSIRLGFVANAGLSIRFARPQDSGNYSVQVQLQQAKSSELVSAERTVTLSVTDLPPATQDGAFYVTLSDAVRDDVTQDWTLQLHCGQFVDLGQPPAVDVAWKTPSGEVRNSSYRDNDTFVLSVPSPVQGGNYSCRLPPSAPAVRCLTATSPLNAAAQLYVDDKDAILLFCEARQRELEQENKDQANLLEHQVMQISQQNGTIQDMVQVNKDQANLLQHQTMQISQQNRSMADMVQVNKNQAMQISQQNGTMADMLQVNKNQAMQISQQNGTMAEMKAELVEVMQANKDQAMQISQQNGTLADMVQVNKDQANLLQHQAMQISQQNRSMAEMKAELVEVMQANKDQANLLQLQKGIIEEMKADHLNLPTQLSTLTKTVKVPLRERNAANCLDWVKLDPLSDIRNVYISGDPITVYCDQTTDNGGWIVCVCVCVCVC